A segment of the Robbsia sp. KACC 23696 genome:
GGCTTTGTCGTTTCTGGCGCGCCCCCAACGCTTCACCGGATGCGAGGGCCCGCGCCGAACGCTATACTTGGCCACATTGAGTACGCACCGCACACCATGAACGCAGATCCGCAGGAATTGCAGAAATTCAGTGACCTCGCCTCTCGCTGGTGGGATCCCAACGCCGAATTCCGGCCGCTGCACGAGCTGAATCCGGTTCGTCTCGGCTGGATCGATTCGCTGGCGCAGTTACCGGGCAAGCGCGTTCTCGATATCGGCTGCGGCGGTGGCATCCTGTCTGAATCGATGGCCAAACTCGGCGCATCGGTTAAGGGCATCGATCTGTCGCACGAAGCCTTGGGCGTTGCCGACCTGCACACGCTCGAAAGCGGCGTGCCGGTGGAATACGAGGAAATTGCCGCCGAAGACCTGGCCGCGCGCGAGCCTGCCACCTTCGACGTCGTGACGTGCATGGAAATGCTGGAACACGTTCCCGATCCGGCCGCCATCGTTCGCGCCTGCGCCACCTTGGTCAAGCCGGGCGGCTGGGTGTTTTTCTCGACGCTGAACCGGAATGTGAAGGCCTATCTATTCGCCGTCATCGGCGCCGAATATATCGCGCGCCTGCTGCCGCGGGGCACGCACGACTACGACCGCTTCATCAAGCCCTCGGAACTCGCCGGCTTCGCGCGCGCCGCCGAGCTCAACGCCCACGCCCTCAAGGGCCTCACCTATCGCCCTTTGAGCCAGCGCTTCGGCTTGTCCGACGATACCAGCATCAACTACATGCTCGCCTGCCGTCGCCCGCTCTGACGGCCATTCGATCCCGGGTCTGTGCGACCGGGGCGGAGCCCTTTTCCTCTCGCTACCTCGATTCTCACGATGAACGACGCCGACATCGGCCTTCCTTCGCCGGCCGATGCGCCGGTCCGCGCCCCCCTGCTGGGGACCGTCGATGCGGTGCTGTTCGATCTCGACGGTACCCTGGCCGACACCGCGCCCGATCTGGCCGCCGCCGCGAATACCATGCGACGCGTCCGTGGCCTGCCCTTGCTGCCGCTCGATCCGCTGCGTCGCGTCGCGTCGTCGGGCGCGCGCGGATTATTGGGCGTCGCCTTCGACATCGGGCCCGATCACGCCGATTTCCCATCGATGCGCGACGAATTCCTCGCGAATTACGCGCGCGACCTGTGCATCGAGACTACCTTGTTCCCGGGCATTGCCGAGCTGCTGGCCGCGCTGGATCAGCGCGGCATTCGCTGGGGCATCGTCACCAATAAGGCCGAGCGGCTGACGCTCCCATTGGTGGCGCAACTGCCGCTGCATCCGACCAATGCCTGCATTGTCAGTGGCGACACCACCCCACATGCCAAGCCGCATCCGGCGCCCTTGCTGCACGCGGCGTCGCTGATCGATGTGGCACCCTCGCGCATCGTCTATGTGGGCGACGATCTCCGCGATATTCAAGCAGGCCGCGCAGCCGGCATGATGACCGTTGCGGCGGCCTATGGCTATTGCGGCGATGCACTGCCCGCCGCCGAATGGAGTGCCGACCATTTGATCGATACGCCGATGGCTTTGCTGCCATTGCTGGATACCCCCCGAAACTGATGCTTTTCCCGCGTCGTCGATGCGGGGAAGCTGGGCCAGCGTGGTCGGGCGTGTTAAACTTCGCGCATAGTCGTATAAAGACCGCCACGTTGGGGCGCTCCGGACGGGGGTTCGATTCCCCCCGGCTCCACCAGATACCGATGTGCCTTGCTGTTCAGCAAAGGCAACGTCGTTATCTGATGGGGTCGACCTGGTTTCGACGGGGTGAGGATACTGAAGCGGACGGCTCGTAAGGTGACGCACGTAATGCGCACAATCTCGTAAATGCAAATGACGAGCGTTTCGCTGTAGCGGCCTAATATCCGCTTACGGAGCCTTCCCGGCTTGGCAACAGAATAGGGACGCGGCCCCTTCGGGGGCCGTTGTTATTTCTGCGCGCGTATTTGTCTCTGTTGCGCCCGTCTATCGACACCCGAGTTCCGATGTCCGACGCACTTTTGGCTGCCGCCCTCGACGCGCACCGACGCGGGCAATGTGATATTGCCGCGCAACGGTATGAGGCGCTAACCACCGATCCCACGGTGCCCGTTTCCCTACGCACCGATGCGTACTATTGGCGCGGCGTGCTGGCCTTGCAGCAATGCAATACCGTCCCCGCTCGCGATGACGCCCCCCATGAGACCGGCCCCGATATCGCATTGATCGCCGACGCCTTGCGCGCGTTCGATGCCGCCCTGGCGCTCTACCCGGCGCATCCGGCCGCCCAGTTGAATCGCGGCCATGCATTCCGGCAATCCGGCAAGCGCGAGGCGGCCCGCGCGGCCTATTCGTCGGCCATCGCCCTCTGCGGTATCCGCCTGCGCGCGGCGGGACTGTCCGATGACAACAGCGGGACCGCTCCCGCCACCGTCGCGCAATCCGACCTCTCGCCCGACGCGTCGCCTGCCCCGCGCAGTGCCGCGCGAGAACCGCAACTGGCTGCGGCGGCACTGTCCGCTCTGGGCAGCCTGCAGGCCGAAGAGGCGGCGGGGGAGTCCGAATCCGGCGTTCCGTCCCTGGCGTCGTCCATCGCCGCGGGCACCGCTGCAAGCACGTCGCGACACGCGCCGAGATCCGCTTCCACCACGACATCGCCCGACAAGGGCAGCCTGCTCGCGAATGCCCTCGCCTGTTTCGATGCGGCGCTGCAATGTTTCGATGCCCATCCGGCGACGCACGATCAACGCGGTCTGGTATTGGCGGCGTTGGGGCGCTATGCGGACGCCGAGACGGCGCATCGTCGCGCGCTGGCACTGCAGCCGGGTCATCCGGGTTATGCAAACAATCTGGGCATCGCCTTGAAGGCGCAGGGGCAACTCGACGACGCAGCGGCGGCATTCCGCGATGCGCTCCGTGGTATGCCCGATTTCGTGCCGGCCTTGATCAATCTGGGTCAAACCGTCGCATTGCAAGGCGAGCACGATCAGGCAACCGCGCCGCTCTTGCGCGCGGCCCAACTCGCACCGGATCTCGACCTCGTGCAGTGCGAGTTGGCGCAAGCCTTTCATGCGCAGGGCAAGGAAGCCGCCGCGTTGCAGCACGCGGAGCGCGCCGTCGAGATTGCGCCGGACGGGCCGACCGGTTGGCAGAATCTCGGCGTCGCGCGTTTCGAGACGGGCGATGCCGCTGGTGCGGCGAAAGCCTTCGATCGCGTCATTGCATTGACGCCGGTGCCGGCGCGTGCGGCAGCGGCCGCCTTGCCGGTCGCGCCGTTTGCCGAGAACGGCAGCGCCGCGCCCACGCAT
Coding sequences within it:
- a CDS encoding HAD-IA family hydrolase, with protein sequence MNDADIGLPSPADAPVRAPLLGTVDAVLFDLDGTLADTAPDLAAAANTMRRVRGLPLLPLDPLRRVASSGARGLLGVAFDIGPDHADFPSMRDEFLANYARDLCIETTLFPGIAELLAALDQRGIRWGIVTNKAERLTLPLVAQLPLHPTNACIVSGDTTPHAKPHPAPLLHAASLIDVAPSRIVYVGDDLRDIQAGRAAGMMTVAAAYGYCGDALPAAEWSADHLIDTPMALLPLLDTPRN
- the ubiG gene encoding bifunctional 2-polyprenyl-6-hydroxyphenol methylase/3-demethylubiquinol 3-O-methyltransferase UbiG, producing MNADPQELQKFSDLASRWWDPNAEFRPLHELNPVRLGWIDSLAQLPGKRVLDIGCGGGILSESMAKLGASVKGIDLSHEALGVADLHTLESGVPVEYEEIAAEDLAAREPATFDVVTCMEMLEHVPDPAAIVRACATLVKPGGWVFFSTLNRNVKAYLFAVIGAEYIARLLPRGTHDYDRFIKPSELAGFARAAELNAHALKGLTYRPLSQRFGLSDDTSINYMLACRRPL